The Anabas testudineus chromosome 3, fAnaTes1.2, whole genome shotgun sequence sequence AACCTGAATAAACTCAGACTGACCTGCTGAATTTCTCAACTTAAAGGCACCTGTCAATTCAGTGCAGTTGTTGCGTCCCACAAAactatattttatgtttctcaCCCTTTTACTTGTAGTTCTATTGACGTACTacactattttttatttattaattttagaCTTATTGTAGATTAGTTCTATTTTTATCTTCAGTTTTGCAATATAAATTATCTTCAGATGAGTGGTACCtcattttaacatgtatttcaaacatttacacaaactgAATTCATGTTTATGGTGATgttatgtattatttaatgGTAATTATCGGCACAATCTACAGACTTAGTTCTTATTACCACACAGTGTTTATAAGGTAAATGACATAATGCTAAAAATAGTTTTGGTACATCACTACTTTATCTACACTTGCCAACACCAACAGTAATGCTGGTAGTTTGATTTATTCtcaatatttattctttattctcgGAATGAAAACTgcaaccaaaaaagaaaagggggaaTCTATGAATCTATCACCAGTAGTGTCAGGCTGCACTGCTGCATACCTAAATATgcaatttattatatttgtattatttcaaaattaaaactgaaacatgttttgctTAGGTATTTCTCTTCCATGTAAATACgtcaaacatttcactgtttgtgAACAGAAAACCTTGTACAATGCTTTGTATCAATACACTAAAACTACAACTACTTGGtcattttcaacaaaacaataataatattaataatttgacatcagacaaaacacacttttaattttattttactatattttatgtattgataaggtatgattttttaaatttaataacaattatagctgtgacatttgcattttcatgaTTGGTTAGACAGACAATTGACAGACATGCTGTATATTTGATTAGTTCAAtgtaaagttgttgtttttactattaaataatgtataatttttttACGTAAGCACAACGTCATACCAACAAACTATACAATGTATCATCACATTAGTGATCAACACTATTATGCagacacttttcttttttttaccactgAAGACACAGTATATAAGTattattaacttaaaaaaacatttatctacctatacagtatttaaactacATGGATCCTAGTTTCTTgagcaaagaaaatgtcttttctctgaACAGTCTCTAAATTGTACTTTCCCTGTCTTTGAAATTGTTCCACAGCGGTTCCCAGCTGCGGGGCAGGCAGGCAGTTGAAGTTGCAGAGGATTCCCTTTCACCCACAACCAGTTTTCCAGGAAACGTAGACCAATCCACACTTCTTGGGTCTGAGCATCAAGGATCGCACTTGTGGCAGTGGATGTAAAAATTTCCAGAACGTATTTGCAGGAGGTCATAGACATGTTTGAAGTAGTTGTCACTTGAATAGGGATCTACATGAAGAGCCCTGCAGTATTCCAGAGCCTCCTCCCATGTCTTATCCTCTTGTACTAAGATAGGCACATCTTCATAACACAGAGAATTAAAATTACCCCCACATGATGTATCAAACCAAACTTCCCATTTCATAACAACACAATTCTCACTCCCTCCTTGGTTGTTAGGTTCTGTCTCACTCCACTGTGtaaagctgtttttctctccatcagacCAATTCCAGAGAGTAGAACCTTGTGAGACTCTTTGAAAACCAATCCAACACAGAACTTGATTACTGCATGGCGTCTGCAGAGCATTTATTTCACTTGTGCTGCTAAAAGTTGCCAGGTCAGTATAATGTTCCCTGCAGTAGTTTTTGGCATCCGACTGGTTCCCCTTGCCTGGCACATATACATAGTTTCTGCTTTGGTGAGAAACCCGCATGAACAGAGAAATGCTGAAGATGAAGCCGAGAGTGAAGATGAAGAGACGTCTGCTCCATTTTGCCGTCATGATTCCTTAAAAGTGGCTCAATTTTGCTCTAAGGCATCTGTGACTTGCAGCATCAAGATCTCTGTTGTATTCTCTGCTAAACAGCCTTTAAAtacctgaaaaacaaatctacatGGGTTGTGCCAACCCACATTTGGGTTGCAGACACACTAAAAGAATCGTCACCACTTTACTAACAAAAACATCCTTTACAGCTACTAAAACGAACTGAACAATTACGCTGGCAACATTAAAATGAGGCAttagaacaaatacaaaacagagaCTCACCCAGCGAAGGAAGTATTAACTCTTATTTAGATTTAGGGTTAGAGTTACACACTGTCACATTGAGCAGACAGGTAGAAAGCTGTTGTTCATCATCAATAGACACATAACCAAAGATGAATATCCAAAAATACTGTCAACAACCAACAaccatacattttaaaaaacatctgataaaataaaataagcaggTGTCATCTTTGGTGTCATCTGCAGTGCTCACAACTTCCTTGTGTTCTATTTGTTATGTAAATTGGAAAACCAGGCAAATCCTTCCAtactatttaaatatatgttatgCTTTCTAAACTGCATAACCATCAAGGTTAAACAAGAAAATTAAGTATGGGTTTTTCTTGAATCCCTGCAAAGTGTTGTAACAGAGGGAGGGCAAGCTTGTAACAATAGCTGGTGGAAGGTAAACAAGGAGAGAGTGCAGGCCCGGCAAGACAGAACGTGTTGTACGCAATAGGTGAAGTTGATCTGCTAATTTATACATTTGCAGATTGTTGTTTGCAAATTAAGCTCATGTGGATGTTATATTATCTGTGAGTGCTAACGGCACGGCTGTAAGTACCACAGCCAAAACTAAACCCATTATCTTGAAAGCAAACGCAAATCACGCACTCTGTTGTTGTAGTTATATCCAAACTCTAGATGATGTCCTTTTTCATTTCACGTTTATTTATTAGTGTGGAGAAGCCGGCgaacagagagaaaggaggaggagggggataGAGTTCATGTGTGGCTGAACTGTGTTATTAAGCTTTGCATTGGTAACTAGCAGTAGTCTGAAATTTTGAAAGAGAATTTACAGGCCGTAGCACTGCTGCTAAGAAGCTAATAGTACATCTTGACGTGTTTCTTCAATGTTTGATAACCTAtagtaataatttaaatatttattgatttttatttatagtagTAGTTTAGTATGGTTTACCAAAACATTCATAGGTAAGATCTCCATCTACTGTATTAGAGTTCTGCACCTCACTATTCATGTCTGATGCCAACGTAAACTTCCAATACATAATATGCATACAAgtggaaatattattattattatacatatttgtTACTTCATTGTCTTGATAGATTTCTGATACGTTTCTCCTCAAATTCactaatagaaataaaatagaagtcACTCTGAGATCTAAGGGAAATACAGTATCTCAGTATGTCTTCTTTTCAATTTTGCCAGTGAAAGAATTTGCAATTATTAGCAAGACTTAGCAATAAAAAAGCCACTATGGAGCAAATTGTGATTCTATACAAACTTCTCAAGTCACTGGGAACAGCTAATGTTAatacacaaaccaaaccaaacactCCATATCATACAAACACAGTTACCTTTTACCCTAAGTCATTAGGTTGACCATGATTTCTGCATTAACAGAAAGAGGTTGAAGGTGAAGCTGTTTGCCATCAGGAGTCCCCAGAAATGGTGGGTCTTTGTTGTGGCAGCTTTAATTTGCATCAGATTTGCATCAAGATCTCTGAAATCAAACTGACCAATTACATTGCGTATGTTAAAAAGACACAGCATCAGAACACTCACACACTATACTAATGAAGGAACATACCGTACTTTTAATTCTTTAAGGATTGGAACActtgaaatatttaaagtattGACGTTTGTTGTATTACAGAACAAATGGTTGTTATTGAGGTGTTTTGTGATATAGTTCCACATATTGCAGATTATAATGTACCAAGGATTTTTTTATCTTTGGTGTTTAATCATTCGACACagttgttttctaatgttttctaaaatgtatatATGACTTACAGTATGTCAACTGTAAAGCAGCATCCCCGTGTAGCTATCTAAGAGGGCAGCTGAGGTCTTAAACAGTGACCGTTCTGATTCATTAAATCGAACAGAGCAGACTGATGCCGGCTATTTTTTAATGCAGGCCAGAGAAATTAAATTCAACATGACTCCAGTGGCTGGAGCTGGCAGCGCAGCTTTACCTGTGAACATATAACAGAGCAGGGAGGCAGGGAGATTTGCACCATATTGCAACACTGACTTATCAAACAGTGACTTTCAATGGATTGAGTGCTGTTACAAAACTGTAGTGTCTTGATAAGCTGTGGAAACATTCATTGTTAACTCACTTAATTACCACTCACCTAATTAACTCAATAAAACGTCatatgcccccccccccctgcacAGGTTcaaatttgtgtgtgtagaagtgATTGTGTTGACATCTGCACACACTCCTCACAAAAATCTTGATTTCAGCTTTGTTAATATCTTGAAATAGGGTTAGGCTTAGGCAAACATAGTTGGTTATGTGGTTCAGATCATGTTCAAATGATTGTAACGTTCACTGATTCTGCCATAGCAGCTTCTCTGCTTTATCCACCTGCTTTATTAGTTGCCTTGGAGACTGCGTCCCATGATACCTTGCCGAGAGACTGGATCAGAGTTGTTAGAGAGAGCTTCACATTGTACAACAATAACAGAATGCTTCAAACTATTATAAATTGCGTCTTGAAGGTCTAATCTTGAAGAGCAACCTGTTCAAAACAATCAAGCAGTTATGTGGCTCTAACTATGAGGAGACTTTGAGATGACAGATGACAGTGGAGGCTGAAGATGAGCTAAGGAACATAGGTGAAGTCACAGAACATCAAGGTTCCTAACTTTCTgttgttacatgttttaaataagaTAAATGTCCAGCATTAGATTTATGCAAAACAGCTAATTACAAAGGAACTCATTGTCTCTTAACTCAAAACGTCCATTACAGTACTGATTAGTTATGTGAGCACAAtctaacacaaacaaatttaccaaaaacaacaatatatagctaaaatataaactaataaactaatacACTATAAAATCATCCACTATTCGTGTAATTTCTCGAGTAAAAGAAACTCCTTTTCCCTGTACAGACTATAAATTGTACTTCCCCTGTCCTTGAAATTGTGCCGCAGCATTCTTCCCAGCTGCAGGGCAGGTAGACAGTCGGAGCTGCAGAGAGTTCCCGCTCATCCACATCCAGCTTCCCAGCAGATAACGCCTTGGGTGTGAGCATCGACGATCACGCTTGTGGCTGTAAGTTTCCAGAGCGTATTTGCAGGAGTTCATAGACATGTTTGAAGCACGTCACTTGAATAGGGATCTAGATGAAGAGCCCTGCAGTCTTCCAGAGCCTCCTCCCATGTCTTGTCATCTTGTATTAAAACAGGTGCATTAACATaacactgaaaactaaaataataattacaaggTACATCTATCCATCCGTTTAATGTAGTAGTGTCAGATTGAGAAGACAGACAAAAgggtgtttttcctttttcatttcagtagACAATGTACCAAAGGTACTCAAAACACGGTCAACAACCAACaagcatacagtacattttacaaaatgttaacCCAAATCAAAAAGTAGATGCATTGAGGTGTCATCCGCAGTGCTCACAGCTTCCCTGTGTTCTATTTGTTAGGGAAATTAGAAAACCAGGCAAATCCTCCAAAAATTCAAATACATGATACACTATGTAAACTTTAGAGACCAATCCAACACAGAACCTCGTCATGGTATGTGAGTGCACACGGCATCATTTGGTTTCTGAAAGTTGCCAGGTCAGTATAATATTTCCTGCAGGTTGGGTCACTATGTCTGGCACATAAGCAGAGGTTCTGTCTTGCTGAGACACTTGCATGAACAGAGAGATGTTGAAGACAAAGACGTGGCTTGGCTTTGCTCTGTGGCAGCTTTGACTTGCAGAATCAAGGTCTCTGTTAAAGACCCCTTAAATACCTAAACCGAAGACAGAGAAAGTTCCACTATTACTCCCCTAAATCAAACTGACCTACTACATCACCCACACATACCACACAGATCTGTGGTGTTTCATCATGAAGACGTAAAATCTACACTCCAAGCTACCAATAAGTATACCTTTAATAAAATAAGTATATGTGCCGAACTATCACCTACAATGCTCAAAGCTGTTCTTAGTCCTGTTTGTTAGGTAAAACACTTGCATGTAAAAGGTGTAAATCATTTTTAGTGGCTCTAGATAAATATGTTCTTCTATTTCTCACTAAAAATGTCTCttcacatttaactttatttcaTCAAGTAAACTCATTGCAAATAACAATCTCCTTTCCGAGAGACACGTAAGAACAAGAAAAGCCCTTGACTAGAGGGACcagcaaatactgcatctgCATTCAAGAAGTATTATTgcttatatacatatacaggtgtgtgtgtgcaaattgACCATTTAATTAGCTTTATAGATGAGCAGATTCATCTCCTGTTCAATTCATCAATAAGCAGCCAAATACTTTATCCCACGTAATGTATACTGTAATCTAATGGATTCATATCTCTGGTCAGTCACAgataccagctgttttctgagTCATTCTGGTCTAAATACCAAATCCTTTGACTGAACTAGTCCAAACCTTACAGACTTGCGTGCCAGTTTGAATGACCCTGTGATGCTCGCACTGTTGAGCATTGCTGTCTTTTCTACAATTATAACAATTAATCCTTTGTTtgaaatatacaaatacacCGTAGCTTTCCTCTTTCGTCTTTCTCTCCAGTCATGGCACGTACTTAACAATTTCTAAATCCCATTTACATTCCcaacatttgtcacattttccatTATCAGACTTTTAATTGAACACACAAGGGCACCTTTTCAACCTGTCTTTATCTGTCCTCGCGTTTCTCATTTGTCCTCTTTCACTTCAATTTGGTCCATCACAGACATTATGCAAAGGAACTTCATGTACATACTGCTAAGATTTTCTAAGTTAGTTAAACCATCATTCTCTAAGACTAATAAAGACCAGTGTTTTCTGCCTCAGCTTGCTCAGACAGTTGTCACAAGTGTATTTTTAGCTTCTGTCTGCATGTCTCCAATATGCCCTTCAAGCACAGaatagatacagtacagtatttgccCAATTAATTTAGACCAAGTATCTCAACGCATGACCTTTCATCAACGATTACTATTCCTGTGAAGTGCCACAATACCCAGTAGAAGTTATACAGTTATATAGTATAGTGGTGTTTTAGTGAAGCCTCTAGAATATGACTTAAATTGTGAATAATTTTTACCTAAATCCTACAACTGGAAAGAAAAATCCAATGTTTGGACTCAGACATAGGCGTTACACaattatttattgtggaaaattTTTTAATCTTACATGTGGCAAAGGTTTGTGAAGCTCTATGGTTATCAATTAGTTCGGTGCTGCAGTCAAAGGGATGACAACAAGGTGTGAGTCTGGGAAATCGTGCCTTATTTAGAGAAGGTGACTCTGGGTCTTTACTACCAACCTGACAACACAAGTTGTGTGTCGTGGTTCAAGCAAAGGAGAATTCTGAATACCTTAGCAGAGCTGTTCATGCTCACCAGGCTGGAAAGGATTACAAAGGGATTTCTAAAGAGCCAGTCAAATATCAGTTGAGGTGAGTTCAGCACCATCGTTCATTTTAGGTCTTCATTTTACTGTACTTCTGATGTTTTATGATTATAGTAGTATCCCCACAACTGAGCTATACTGCAGATAAAAGACCTAGACTGTCTATTCATACAGCTTAAACAACCAAGTCAGGTTAATACTGTTCAATACAGGCAAATGACAGTTAACATCATTTAAAAGTTATAAATACTATCATAACAAAGTGACAATTACAGTGAGTAATCACAGCCCTTTACGATGCAGACTTCATATTTGTAATATTACACCTAAGAACAATCGTAGTATTGCACTCCAGGGGCCCAGGCTATGACTGCATAGTTGCTCTCACTTCCTGGAGGATGTCAGTGCCGCTGCTCCAGACAACAACTCTAGCTCTCAGAGAAGGGTTTTCTTCCCGAGCTTCCAGTTTGGCTATCAGTTTTTCAAGGGTGTACCCCTTCCTGGGCATCACTACATCATGTCCTCTCAGACAGGACGTAGGGCAGAAATCATTCCCACCATCCCCCACGTAAAATATCTGCTCATACTCCACACCCCCGTCAGACTTTTCCGAAAGGTAAAGCTCCAGGACTTTTTTCTTACACAGGTTGACTGGGCACCGATCACAGTCGTGAGAGTGGTAGCACCGCACCTCCATGTACCCCTGCTCATTGAACTTAGCGGGGTTGCTGTAAACTCGGTCAACAGCCGCCTGGAGTCCAGCTGCTTGGAGGATCCAGTCTATGAACATGGTGTTGGAGTCCGAGATCACAATGCAGTCAATGGTGTCTTTATTCTCCGATATGAACGTCAGCAAGTCTGTCATTCCAGCTGTGAAGGGGATggtctccatcacatgtctgaTCCTTTCAGGGCTGATCTCCTGATCTCCTGTATCACCAGATGAGAACCACGATAGTCACAGGACTACTGACATCCAAACATTGCAGCTCTATGAAACAATGTTTGTTCTACATACAGGACCATTAATTCTCACCTATGTGGCTCATCACTCTGCCCATGAACTCAGTCCACCGGCCTTTTGTGTAGGAATTCTTCACAGAGTCAGGAAGAGTCTGACTCGGAAGGCATCTGAGAGCAACGAAGGGAAAATACACGAAATGATATAGTATCAACAGTCCCACTCTTTATAATGAGCAGTGTGGAGCTTCAGTCTCCTAGTGTAAAACAGTTTTGTAGTGATTGATCATTTACCTGACCACCCAGGTGTCGCTGTTTTCATCGACCACTGTGTGGTCGAAATCAAACACTATCAGAGACCTCATTTTTCACCTGTAGAAACACAAGAAGCATAGTTAGGGGTATTGAGgaagttaatttatttattatttaggaCCTGAAACATGCACCTTTAGTGTGTTCCTGTTAGATAAACTGGCATTAGGCTTGTTTGTTCAGTCTAATCGTGACATGTGAGTTGCTATTTTTACAACGTTAGCTAAAATTATCAACTTGTATCATCAGTTTATTACGGCTAACCAACTGCCTGATTTCAAAAAAGCGCTTTCCTCTATAGGCCGATTGTATCACAGCACGTTAATTAATGCTTATAAGAGGTTTGTGTTACTTCCTATTCAATCTGGATATCGGTTTTAAACTCATTATATTTCGATTGGCATTTTGTGATAAGGAGTCTGGTGTAAACAACAAGTAAAACGTAAACAGACTATcgaaacagaaaatgattccATTAAATTCTGCTTCACAATTCACACTAGACaggaataaaatagaataatagaCAGTAGAATAATTTCTGCACTAATGTATATGTTACTTTAAGACACACAAAATTCCCAGTAGTACATTTAAAAAGCTTGATAAAGTATAAACCTACCTCAGTCCACCGGtctgtcttcttcctcctgttcTGTTACAGAATGTGCAACACTTCCGGGCTCATCaccgccacctgctggtgaTGTGTCAGGTTTTGGAGTtgtataataaattataaattattcatACCCCTGACAAATTCTAACTTATAGTTACTTTTATTCAACGAGCATGTTTTGTTTGGGAAATGACACAGAGCTTCTCCAAAAAATGGCATATCCAAAATTATTGTGTAATTAATTACAGCTTTTTGCATGTCTCCACTGGTATTTTTTACCCATTCATCTTTAGCGATGAGCTCCAACCCTTTCAGGTTGGAGTCTTCTCCTTGCCATCACCCTGATCTTTAGCTCCCTCCTCAGGATTACGGCTGGGCCACTGCAAAATTTTCATCCATTTCTTCACCacttttgctgtgtgtttagGGTCGCTGTTGTGCTGAAATGTCCACTGGTGCTCAAGGCTCAAGTTTTTCTGCAGACTgcctgatgttgttgttgccGTTTACTCTGATTATTATTACTATGATTCCCTGGACCACCGGCTCAAAAACACCCCCAGAACATTAGGTTCCCACCGCCATGTTTGACACTGGGGATTGTGTTCTTAGGGTTGAAGGCATCTCCTTTTTTACGCCAAATGAAGGCTACATCCTCATGGCCAaacaattcatttttttgttttatctgaatataaaacagaagCCCAGGAGTCTTCCTCTTTGTCTAGATGAGCACTTGCAA is a genomic window containing:
- the phospho2 gene encoding pyridoxal phosphate phosphatase PHOSPHO2 — its product is MRSLIVFDFDHTVVDENSDTWVVRCLPSQTLPDSVKNSYTKGRWTEFMGRVMSHIGDQEISPERIRHVMETIPFTAGMTDLLTFISENKDTIDCIVISDSNTMFIDWILQAAGLQAAVDRVYSNPAKFNEQGYMEVRCYHSHDCDRCPVNLCKKKVLELYLSEKSDGGVEYEQIFYVGDGGNDFCPTSCLRGHDVVMPRKGYTLEKLIAKLEAREENPSLRARVVVWSSGTDILQEVRATMQS